The Stomoxys calcitrans chromosome 3, idStoCalc2.1, whole genome shotgun sequence genome includes a region encoding these proteins:
- the LOC106085050 gene encoding protein chiffon codes for MQPQSEIIKKGKFKTQHQRQTQQLPTTPTSRNLSTAASASKVSASAISGAAGASVSASTKIAPDSHKRNGPSVKVIKCKKPLCHFKFYLDICDHQLTKRIEEHIKLLGGSLEFFLTPSVTHFVTDKPVATAAAAVNYNNSTSCPGTPQTPQTPQTPQTPYSVESFEVSRTNNGTAAIVSKKPIRNSRADAILNRARRLSTATTTPTTAAGCTTRASTADQLTPAVAATAITTPLKSRDNVGPPPPYVVWQCENALRFFKKVQHELKDYLGDSVNASPKTYTVEPINLKGGFIKIEALKRNYRPYYHLFKKPTSEWPKIELTREDGAFRLSPKKDTTKEDNKPKGEGEITQLKDNNMTRKSRSRSTHNIKKPQRNELLKSPANSQKNSLCKNQAQQKDSTDKQCGVCEICKIEYDALTIHLKTKDHEYFAKNSQNFIALDSLITSSADVNKFLDDNRKLETKTELEEMEVDQEELNDNEVDPLENYEADEAAEEEENSQKSCSLLSKRSKSYERKAMLISPTLREKSTRSTKGKHSSEKFKNNAISHTSTKSPKTPSPQKPLSLPPLIVKTPTTVRKKHSGSASNSAISPPIRAMLPPNSLYKVVETHTEGPCTPTKNRLGAAADSTVAASPSIIVKFKKVRNTELQVLNGEAENFMFPKKPSDSSELPTDVDRHTSSERAQNTASICTSSSTSTPTGSASPSEDENEEYFEERSKRSMPNGRKAIAKAKRVLPQHTKRIVTAPVNTTEFGRFSYPKTPIPRGGGTTSKPKGEGGRQSFPKAPIQPTEQLKKTKNARKDVAADPSSAEIIAETAKIVFPEATRKSSRTATAIVTAATTSTRLMQAAVDAAKNKSKQHLITPTATATKVSASVKGIRGRPPKARREEEDSEKETSEERRQPSKEVQKPHKSEIVEQESRRLRFTSRQSVDYHLEDRMGEENKKSKPTRNSYANITTNHKTNSNKIRVKSIIFKNELGDEEEYDDVSVDNDDEKDEDFRINESKSKSSPRKSLSSQSQIQLEIATATNRVSSKREARLAKRQSRNMSEFSSDMKLQQKTEKTKVAPETSVEVAAVSKQEKKTTTGTKIERKPMDSTITTTIPQTKKSPIKVSPVKQEQSSPSRFYDITKSERLKMLRYAFERLPEYDLWYRVYKRQDNCQEKYFEYFGSTKYRKLPYEMGPIPFEMSLEGSMGSKICCKLCQNKNMVKQDAEAKQIAMGDSLDAKTKALNDKLVSIKKQRDDSNCTSTSASAHVKQQEHSKLSISTTDSTSQYTHKHKKLHLLQRYRQEQEQQEMLQRQKLEEQVENSNAHRLGNQSADVKMESVTRDSLRNREDRAGSTHSNASSCASSSATFGKSKRMHKKMLNKAAFMAHLELPPRKSPREHASTLALVSCIINQRKDSVSKSNSDMDEPVTPTEEETVNLLAVKEELDKEVDNQLKASTRLRTPPPAQSQTPARESPLPQGSVVVNSPRTRSQAATPVEELRFTTEISENVKRMRRGRNKYDYSPPFVARVGSVRTSKSRAAANNVALNLFGRYSTGNSNYASLSRQISTPSNATKKVQPPVSNGTGGRGRGRWKSAGILRNPSSKNMKNVPLIRKTGTKRGVLEFEADTDALEALRKATTEYKSPRFLEWQIDKFLTLMGPEYDKDLEYYAANINEDRPATTHDEVGQVGTSSRMRLHNNPPTAVNVNSLHNTPPATDYFSSDFDLYDLVYQDTTSAHKDGNGDKSDRDHRPKKFSIFNTAHMLGYYRKRKNPKTNRTGWPKVARKKAVTRQQSKTNKIYFLQNGVANEENLENIISIKEEQLDKLEEECDPAQNKTRSDGVITPPDSEAEMMENGVKADEEESLIMEEESQLGLNEDSQTANDDDDEEEEDEDNETMADSIEDEVIARKADSEVELDGAGDEDEDEDKEREEDDDDPDEIPEIECKKISKKSKRATTKHFLSHEDEDSYEPQEKRLRCLDEASSICPIDKSRSNNLSLNTATTSAPCTPFMRALRRTPQLNGSLGSCISPSEKAGDNSDIFTVSSDGLDTDLDLSNSHSQLRNSNADDDHQHHHSMHQHDHLTNTTLNNSTAATPKRKFDLSKYAPTNAASCAAEAATAAVKSLAISQFLKKEVRVTCRRLRAPFRRFRYRR; via the coding sequence ATGCAACCGCAATCGGAAATTATCAAAAAAGGCAAATTTAAGACACAACATCAGCGGCAAACTCAACAATTGCCAACAACACCCACTTCAAGGAATTTATCAACAGCAGCATCAGCATCAAAAGTATCGGCAAGCGCAATTTCTGGAGCAGCAGGCGCCTCTGTCTCAGCCTCAACAAAGATTGCACCGGATTCGCATAAGCGCAATGGCCCAAGTGTCAAAGTAATTAAATGCAAAAAACCACtctgccattttaaattttacttaGATATATGCGATCATCAGCTCACAAAACGTATAGAGGAACATATTAAACTTTTGGGAGGATCTTTGGAATTCTTCTTAACTCCAAGTGTTACACACTTTGTGACCGATAAGCCAGTTGCTACGGCAGCCGCAGCTGTAAACTACAATAACAGCACAAGTTGCCCAGGAACACCACAAACGCCACAGACTCCACAGACGCCGCAGACTCCTTATTCGGTGGAAAGCTTTGAGGTCTCAAGAACTAATAATGGCACTGCGGCAATTGTATCGAAAAAGCCCATACGCAATTCCAGAGCCGATGCTATATTAAATCGTGCCAGGCGTCTTAGTACCGCAACAACTACACCCACCACAGCAGCTGGTTGCACTACCCGAGCATCAACTGCGGATCAACTAACACCAGCAGTAGCAGCGACTGCGATCACTACACCTCTTAAATCCAGGGATAATGTTGGCCCACCACCTCCCTATGTTGTGTGGCAATGTGAGAATGCTTTAAGATTTTTCAAAAAGGTCCAACACGAACTCAAAGACTATTTGGGAGACTCAGTAAACGCCTCTCCAAAGACGTACACAGTCGAACCGATAAACCTTAAAGGCGGTTTTATAAAAATAGAAGCACTCAAACGTAATTATCGACCTTATTATCATCTCTTTAAGAAACCCACAAGCGAGTGGCCCAAAATTGAATTAACCCGAGAAGACGGTGCTTTTCGCTTATCGCCCAAAAAGGATACCACCAAAGAGGATAATAAACCGAAAGGCGAGGGTGAAATAACTCAATTGAAAGATAACAATATGACACGTAAATCTAGGTCCAGGTCAACGCATAACATCAAAAAGCCCCAAAGAAATGAACTGCTCAAATCACCTGCCAACTCACAGAAAAATAGTCTTTGCAAGAACCAGGCACAACAAAAGGACTCCACGGACAAACAATGTGGCGTTTGTGAGATATGCAAAATTGAATACGACGCCCTAACGATACATCTTAAGACAAAAGATCATGAGTACTTTGCCAAAAactcgcaaaatttcattgcgttGGACTCTTTGATAACCTCTTCGGCCGATGTCAACAAGTTCTTAGATGACAAtcgaaaattggaaacaaaaacCGAACTGGAAGAAATGGAAGTTGATCAAGAGGAACTAAACGACAATGAAGTAGACCCATTAGAGAATTATGAAGCCGATGAGGCTGCCGAAGAGGAGGAGAATTCACAAAAGTCGTGTTCCTTGTTGAGTAAACGTTCCAAGAGCTACGAGAGAAAGGCAATGTTAATATCTCCTACGCTAAGAGAAAAATCAACGCGGTCTACTAAGGGCAAACATTCATCGGAGAAGTTCAAGAATAATGCCATCTCCCATACTAGCACTAAATCGCCAAAGACCCCTAGTCCGCAGAAACCACTGTCACTTCCACCGCTGATTGTGAAAACCCCAACTACAGTCCGTAAAAAGCACTCCGGGTCCGCTTCAAATTCTGCAATATCACCACCTATTCGTGCCATGCTGCCACCAAACTCCTTGTACAAAGTTGTAGAAACTCATACCGAGGGTCCTTGTACTCCAACGAAAAATAGACTTGGAGCAGCTGCTGACAGCACAGTAGCGGCATCGCCATCTATAatagtaaaatttaaaaaggtgCGCAATACCGAATTGCAAGTGTTAAACGGCGAAGCCGAAAACTTTATGTTTCCTAAAAAACCTAGTGATTCTAGTGAGCTGCCTACTGACGTCGATAGACACACCAGTTCGGAGCGAGCTCAAAATACTGCCTCCATTTGTACATCGTCAAGCACCTCTACACCTACGGGTTCGGCATCACCTTCGGAAGACGAGAATGAGGAGTACTTTGAAGAACGATCGAAAAGGTCAATGCCGAATGGCAGGAAAGCTATTGCCAAGGCTAAGCGGGTACTGCCGCAACATACGAAGCGCATAGTAACTGCACCTGTAAATACAACGGAATTTGGTAGATTTTCCTATCCGAAAACTCCTATTCCAAGAGGAGGAGGTACAACTTCCAAACCCAAAGGCGAAGGTGGAAGGCAGAGCTTTCCAAAAGCCCCCATCCAGCCAACTGAACAACTGAAGAAGACTAAAAATGCACGCAAGGATGTCGCTGCTGATCCAAGCTCTGCTGAAATCATTGCAGAGACAGCTAAGATTGTATTTCCTGAAGCAACTCGTAAAAGTTCCAGAACGGCAACCGCCATTgtgacagcagcaacaacaagcaCGCGACTCATGCAAGCTGCTGTGGACGCGGCGAAAAATAAAAGCAAGCAACATCTCATCACTCCCACAGCAACTGCAACAAAAGTGTCTGCCTCCGTCAAGGGAATAAGAGGTAGACCGCCAAAGGCTCGCAGGGAAGAAGAAGACTCGGAAAAGGAAACGTCCGAAGAAAGACGTCAGCCAAGTAAAGAAGTGCAAAAACCACACAAGTCTGAGATCGTTGAACAGGAGTCGAGAAGATTGCGTTTTACAAGCCGTCAGTCAGTTGATTATCATTTGGAGGATAGGATGGGGGaggagaacaaaaaaagtaaaccAACGCGAAATTCATATGCGAATATAACAACCAACCACAAAACCAATAGCAATAAAATAAGAGTTAAGTCCATAATATTTAAAAACGAACTTGGTGACGAAGAGGAATACGATGATGTATCCGTAGACAATGATGATGAAAAAGACGAAGATTTCAGGATTAACGAAAGCAAATCGAAGTCTTCCCCCAGGAAGTCTTTAAGTTCCCAATCACAAATACAACTGGAAATTGCCACAGCAACCAATAGAGTATCCTCGAAAAGAGAAGCCCGACTAGCGAAGAGGCAAAGTCGGAATATGTCGGAATTTTCTAGTGATATGAAACTGCAGCAGAAGACAGAAAAGACTAAAGTGGCGCCAGAGACTTCTGTGGAGGTTGCGGCGGTATCTAAACAAGAGAAAAAAACGACTACAGGTacaaaaattgaaagaaaaccaATGGATTCCACCATCACTACCACTATCCCACAAACTAAAAAGTCTCCCATAAAAGTTTCTCCTGTTAAACAAGAGCAATCATCACCATCTCGTTTTTATGATATTACAAAAAGTGAACGCTTAAAAATGTTGAGGTATGCTTTCGAGCGACTACCTGAATATGATTTATGGTATCGTGTCTACAAACGCCAGGACAATTGTCAGGAGAAGTATTTCGAGTATTTTGGTTCTACAAAATATCGAAAACTGCCCTACGAAATGGGGCCTATACCTTTCGAAATGTCACTCGAGGGTTCAATGGGATCAAAAATCTGTTGTAAATTATGTCAGAATAAGAATATGGTTAAACAGGACGCCGAGGCGAAGCAGATTGCAATGGGTGATTCTCTAGATGCGAAGACTAAAGCTCTCAATGACAAATTGGTATCCATAAAAAAGCAACGCGATGACTCAAATTGCACCTCCACCTCTGCCTCTGCCCATGTCAAACAACAAGAACATTCCAAATTATCAATTTCTACAACGGATTCCACTTCGCAGTATACGCACAAGCACAAGAAACTGCATTTACTGCAACGATATCGGCAAGAACAGGAGCAACAGGAGATGTTGCAACGTCAAAAGCTGGAAGAACAAGTAGAGAACAGCAATGCCCACAGGCTTGGAAATCAATCTGCTGATGTGAAAATGGAGTCTGTAACACGAGATTCGTTGCGCAATAGAGAAGATAGGGCTGGTTCCACCCATAGCAATGCCAGTAGTTGTGCGAGTAGTAGTGCCACATTTGGCAAATCAAAGAGAATGCATAAAAAAATGCTAAACAAGGCCGCATTCATGGCCCACTTGGAGTTGCCACCTCGAAAATCTCCGAGGGAACATGCCTCCACCCTAGCTTTGGTTAGTTGTATTATAAATCAGAGGAAAGATTCCGTTAGCAAGTCAAATTCGGATATGGATGAACCTGTTACGCCTACTGAGGAAGAAACTGTCAATTTGCTTGCAGTAAAAGAGGAGCTTGACAAAGAAGTGGACAATCAACTGAAGGCAAGCACACGTTTAAGAACACCACCTCCCGCACAATCACAAACACCTGCCAGGGAATCCCCTCTGCCGCAAGGCAGTGTGGTCGTAAATTCGCCCCGCACTCGTTCCCAAGCGGCTACTCCCGTAGAAGAGCTTCGGTTTACAACCGAAATTTCGGAAAATGTCAAACGCATGCGTAGAGGACGAAACAAATACGACTACTCTCCACCATTTGTGGCTCGTGTAGGCTCGGTTCGTACCTCTAAAAGCCGAGCGGCCGCTAATAATGTCGCTCTGAATTTATTTGGTAGATATTCTACGGGGAATTCCAACTACGCTTCCCTATCCAGGCAAATATCAACACCGTCTAATGCCACAAAGAAAGTGCAACCACCAGTTTCGAATGGAACAGGTGGTAGAGGTAGGGGCAGATGGAAATCTGCGGGTATTCTTCGCAATCCTTCCTCAAAGAATATGAAAAATGTACCGCTTATACGAAAAACTGGCACAAAGCGAGGAGTGCTTGAATTTGAAGCTGATACGGATGCATTAGAGGCATTGAGAAAAGCCACTACAGAATATAAGAGCCCAAGGTTTCTGGAATGGCAAATCGACAAATTCTTAACGTTAATGGGTCCTGAGTATGATAAAGATCTTGAATACTATGCTGCCAACATTAATGAAGATCGACCCGCAACAACGCACGATGAAGTAGGTCAAGTGGGAACGTCGAGCAGAATGCGATTGCATAACAACCCTCCAACTGCTGTCAATGTGAATTCCCTTCATAACACACCTCCCGCCACAGATTATTTTTCCAGCGACTTTGATCTCTATGATTTGGTCTATCAGGATACAACGTCTGCACATAAAGATGGTAATGGCGATAAATCAGATCGCGATCACCGGCCAAAGAAGTTTAGCATATTCAATACAGCCCATATGCTGGGCTATTATCGCAAACGCAAAAATCCAAAGACCAATCGGACGGGTTGGCCAAAAGTCGCAAGAAAAAAAGCCGTGACTCGACAACAATcaaaaaccaataaaatttatttcctCCAAAATGGTGTGGCCAATGAGGAGAATTTGGAAAATATAATTTCTATAAAAGAGGAACAACTTGACAAGCTCGAGGAGGAATGCGATCCAGCGCAAAACAAAACTAGAAGCGATGGTGTTATCACGCCACCGGATTCCGAAGCGGAAATGATGGAGAATGGCGTGAAAGCAGACGAAGAGGAGAGCTTAATTATGGAGGAAGAGTCCCAACTCGGTTTAAATGAGGATTCACAAACAGCCAACGATGATGACGATGAAGAGGAGGAGGACGAAGATAATGAAACAATGGCAGATTCCATAGAGGACGAGGTCATTGCCAGAAAAGCAGACTCAGAGGTTGAATTGGACGGAGCAGGCGATGAAGATGAGGACGAGGACAAGGAGCGTGAAGAAGACGACGACGATCCTGATGAGATACCAGAAATTGAATGTaaaaagatatcaaaaaaatcgaaaagagCCACAACGAAGCACTTCCTAAGCCACGAAGACGAAGACTCCTATGAACCTCAAGAAAAACGTCTTCGGTGCCTGGACGAGGCCTCCAGCATATGTCCAATAGATAAATCACGTTCGAATAATTTAAGTCTGAATACCGCCACAACCTCTGCACCTTGTACTCCATTTATGCGGGCTTTGCGGCGCACACCTCAACTCAACGGCAGTTTAGGGAGCTGCATTAGCCCCAGCGAAAAGGCTGGTGACAATTCTGATATCTTTACCGTTTCCTCCGATGGCCTGGACACTGATCTCGATCTTAGCAATTCACATTCACAGCTAAGAAATAGTAATGCCGATGATGATCATCAGCACCACCATAGCATGCACCAGCATGACCATTTGACAAATACGACCTTGAATAACAGCACAGCTGCCACGCCAAAGCGTAAATTTGATTTATCCAAATATGCCCCCACGAACGCAGCCTCTTGTGCCGCAGAAGCTGCCACTGCGGCTGTCAAATCCTTGGCTatttcacagtttttgaaaaaggaaGTACGGGTCACATGCCGCCGTTTGCGTGCTCCCTTCAGAAGGTTTCGCTATCGCAGATAG